In the Sediminibacter sp. Hel_I_10 genome, one interval contains:
- a CDS encoding T9SS type A sorting domain-containing protein yields MKKTLLAFAILITSIGYAQQNVFIDFGGSGNASEGNWNNVIPSVQNETGLATNLVNFEGNDTGVVLTITDSFDFVNSNGTSSPNPALPFVASATQDSFFGATDDGFNGNINATGGFTLTGLDVTKYYSFSVFSSRSGVNDNRETLFTVTGSTTDSEALAVSNNTSNTADLLNIQPNGSGSISFQAEPGPNNNNGFGFYYLGAVQLIISDDPISTTAPDPELTLNYPNGGHIWEVNKTVRVKWQSIAIDDMLIEFSSNNGSTWSTIATAPASVQYYDMTVPDVVSTNCLVRISGEGLSDTSEATFETILNEGVVYRIVVLGSSTAAGTGPSDQNDAWVPKYNKYLTEMDTRYELINLALGGFATYNILPTGTTIPAGVNRTIDTQRNITKALELDPTGIIINMPSNDANSGYPVVDQLNNYSLISAAAAADDVLLWVTTPQPRDFGSNTTKVNIQLDMITETYNVFGEKAIDFWTGFPVADNNDILPQYDSGDGIHMNAAAHQILYERVIGEAIETSVKDAVDALSVGDYAYQDISLYPNPVKTVLTIKFIQNVSQSVSINVTDMMGKVVSKGTYQIQNNEIIWSRDTLETGVYLMTVTNQNQSSTHRILIH; encoded by the coding sequence ATGAAAAAAACTTTACTTGCATTCGCAATATTGATAACCTCCATCGGTTATGCTCAACAAAACGTTTTTATTGATTTTGGAGGCTCAGGTAATGCTTCAGAAGGCAATTGGAACAATGTGATCCCATCTGTTCAAAATGAAACAGGTCTTGCCACAAATCTTGTCAATTTTGAAGGCAATGATACAGGAGTTGTGCTCACAATTACTGATTCTTTTGATTTTGTTAACTCCAATGGAACTTCAAGTCCAAATCCGGCCTTACCTTTTGTTGCCTCTGCAACACAAGATAGTTTCTTTGGAGCTACAGATGATGGTTTTAATGGCAATATCAATGCTACAGGAGGTTTTACACTTACAGGTTTAGATGTAACAAAGTATTATTCTTTTTCTGTATTTAGCTCTAGAAGCGGCGTAAATGATAATAGAGAAACATTGTTTACAGTGACAGGGTCAACAACTGATTCGGAGGCTTTGGCGGTATCAAACAATACCTCAAATACAGCGGATTTGTTAAACATCCAGCCTAATGGTAGTGGTAGCATTTCGTTTCAAGCAGAACCTGGACCAAACAATAATAATGGATTTGGATTTTACTATTTAGGTGCTGTTCAATTGATCATAAGTGATGATCCAATTTCTACAACAGCACCAGATCCAGAATTGACCCTAAATTATCCAAATGGAGGACATATTTGGGAAGTTAATAAAACGGTGCGTGTGAAGTGGCAGAGCATCGCTATTGACGATATGTTGATAGAATTTTCTTCAAACAACGGATCAACTTGGTCAACTATTGCAACCGCACCAGCATCGGTTCAATATTATGATATGACGGTTCCTGATGTAGTCTCTACCAATTGTTTGGTAAGAATATCTGGAGAAGGTCTAAGTGACACGAGTGAGGCTACTTTTGAGACCATCCTAAATGAGGGCGTTGTTTACCGAATTGTGGTCTTAGGATCATCTACAGCTGCTGGTACTGGGCCTTCAGATCAGAATGATGCTTGGGTACCTAAGTACAATAAGTATCTCACCGAAATGGATACACGTTACGAATTGATCAATTTAGCCTTAGGTGGCTTTGCTACTTATAATATTTTACCAACTGGTACTACAATTCCTGCTGGTGTCAATAGAACCATTGATACACAGCGAAATATTACAAAGGCCTTAGAATTAGATCCCACAGGTATCATTATTAACATGCCTTCAAATGATGCTAATAGTGGTTATCCCGTTGTAGACCAATTGAATAATTACAGTTTGATAAGTGCAGCTGCAGCTGCCGATGATGTATTACTATGGGTAACAACACCACAGCCTAGGGATTTTGGTTCAAACACGACCAAAGTCAATATTCAGTTGGATATGATTACAGAGACCTATAATGTGTTCGGAGAGAAAGCGATAGATTTCTGGACAGGTTTTCCGGTAGCAGACAATAATGACATTTTACCACAATATGATTCTGGAGATGGTATTCACATGAATGCCGCAGCTCATCAAATTCTTTATGAACGTGTTATAGGAGAAGCTATAGAAACCAGTGTTAAAGATGCTGTAGATGCTTTAAGCGTTGGTGATTATGCGTATCAAGATATTTCTCTATATCCTAATCCAGTAAAAACGGTTTTGACTATTAAATTCATCCAAAATGTTTCGCAATCGGTTAGTATCAATGTAACAGACATGATGGGTAAGGTGGTCTCTAAGGGGACTTACCAAATTCAAAATAATGAAATTATATGGTCAAGGGATACTTTAGAAACAGGTGTCTATTTAATGACAGTAACCAACCAGAACCAATCAAGTACACATAGAATATTAATCCATTAA
- a CDS encoding glycoside hydrolase family 3 N-terminal domain-containing protein: protein MTFKIPSLCAALIMVITHVHGQNYEAQVDALMQRMTLEERIGQTVMYGGGWDKTGPTINTEFEKHIADGNTGAMLNVYTAKGTRALQKIAVEQTRLGIPLLFGYDVIHGHRTIFPINLALSCSWDLGMVEQSSRIAAEEASAEGLHWTFAPMVDVARDPRWGRISEGAGEDVFLGSAIAKAYVKGFQGNDLSANNTILACAKHYVAYGAAQAGRDYHTVNMSENELRNVYLPPFKATIDANVQTFMSAFNELNGVPTSGNKFTLRDILKDEWKFKGFVVSDYTSINEMIMHGFAKDSLESAKIGMNAGVDMDMMGEVYRKYLKQLITEGKVDEAAVNDACRRILLTKFKLGLFDDPYRYSDETRQKETIYKPEFLETARHIAAASSVLLKNDNEALPLSKDQTFALIGPLAKDEYHINGNWGGAGDRDGKSVSIYEGLLEYVSDKAIFYSKGCDIESEDQSGFKAAIETAKKADVVLLVMGESYHMSGEAASRTNLKIPGVQPELIQAIREAIPNKKIILVLMNGRPLNISEEKEEVNAILEAWYPGTMGGLAVADLLFGKENPSAKLTATFPRNVGQVPIYYNMKNTGRPIPKNNPKEDYKSNYIDSPNTPLYPFGFGLSYTTFTYSDFKISAKTIGFNETLKVSATISNTGNYDGQEIVQLYLHDKVGSVTRPVKELKGFEKIFLKKGERKVVTFEISTEDLKFYNAEMLYGVEPGEFEIAIAPSSDFEFEHMFELKK from the coding sequence ATGACGTTTAAAATTCCCTCTTTATGTGCAGCCCTAATCATGGTCATTACTCATGTTCATGGTCAAAATTACGAAGCACAAGTTGATGCGCTCATGCAGCGCATGACTTTAGAGGAGCGTATTGGTCAAACCGTGATGTATGGCGGTGGCTGGGATAAAACGGGGCCAACCATCAATACTGAATTTGAGAAGCATATTGCCGATGGAAATACTGGGGCAATGCTTAACGTCTATACTGCAAAAGGCACTAGAGCCTTACAAAAGATAGCGGTTGAACAAACGCGATTGGGCATTCCATTATTATTTGGTTATGATGTTATTCACGGGCATCGTACCATTTTTCCTATCAATCTGGCGCTGTCCTGCAGTTGGGACTTAGGCATGGTTGAGCAAAGCTCGAGAATTGCTGCAGAAGAAGCGAGTGCCGAAGGACTTCATTGGACCTTTGCCCCAATGGTCGACGTGGCAAGAGACCCGAGATGGGGACGAATTTCTGAAGGTGCGGGAGAAGATGTTTTTTTGGGGAGTGCAATTGCTAAAGCTTATGTAAAAGGATTTCAAGGTAACGATTTGTCTGCCAATAATACAATTTTAGCCTGCGCGAAGCATTATGTTGCTTATGGCGCTGCGCAAGCTGGGCGCGATTATCACACGGTGAACATGAGTGAGAACGAATTGCGTAATGTCTATTTGCCGCCATTTAAAGCAACTATAGACGCTAATGTACAAACGTTTATGTCTGCTTTTAATGAACTTAATGGTGTGCCAACCTCGGGGAATAAATTTACCCTTCGTGATATTCTTAAAGACGAGTGGAAATTTAAGGGCTTTGTCGTATCTGATTATACATCCATCAATGAAATGATCATGCACGGTTTCGCCAAAGATTCGTTAGAATCTGCAAAAATTGGGATGAATGCTGGAGTAGATATGGATATGATGGGTGAGGTTTACCGAAAGTATCTCAAGCAACTCATTACTGAAGGTAAGGTAGATGAAGCAGCGGTTAACGATGCTTGCCGCCGCATTCTTTTAACTAAATTTAAACTCGGACTTTTTGATGATCCTTACCGTTATTCTGATGAGACACGCCAAAAAGAGACCATTTACAAACCTGAATTTTTAGAAACGGCAAGACATATTGCCGCAGCATCTTCAGTATTACTTAAAAATGATAATGAGGCCTTGCCCTTATCTAAGGATCAAACATTTGCTTTGATTGGACCATTAGCAAAAGATGAATATCACATTAATGGAAATTGGGGCGGAGCCGGAGATAGAGATGGCAAGTCAGTGAGTATTTATGAGGGACTTTTAGAGTACGTAAGTGATAAGGCTATTTTTTACTCTAAAGGCTGTGACATTGAATCTGAGGACCAAAGCGGTTTTAAGGCTGCTATAGAAACGGCAAAGAAGGCAGATGTTGTCCTGCTAGTAATGGGCGAAAGTTACCATATGAGTGGAGAAGCTGCATCTAGAACCAATTTGAAAATTCCTGGTGTTCAGCCAGAATTAATTCAGGCTATTAGAGAAGCGATCCCAAACAAAAAAATCATTTTGGTATTGATGAATGGCCGTCCGCTTAACATTTCCGAAGAAAAAGAGGAAGTTAATGCCATTTTAGAAGCTTGGTATCCTGGGACAATGGGCGGTTTGGCAGTGGCAGATTTACTGTTTGGGAAAGAAAACCCGTCCGCAAAGCTTACTGCGACCTTTCCTAGAAATGTGGGGCAAGTTCCTATCTATTACAACATGAAAAACACAGGACGCCCCATTCCAAAAAACAACCCTAAAGAAGACTATAAATCCAATTATATAGATAGCCCTAATACGCCATTGTATCCCTTTGGTTTTGGGTTGAGTTACACCACGTTTACCTATTCAGATTTTAAAATTTCTGCAAAAACAATTGGTTTTAATGAAACACTCAAAGTGTCTGCAACAATTTCTAATACTGGAAATTATGATGGTCAAGAAATCGTGCAGCTTTACCTTCATGATAAAGTAGGAAGTGTCACAAGACCTGTAAAAGAACTCAAAGGTTTTGAAAAGATCTTTCTAAAAAAAGGAGAGCGTAAAGTCGTGACATTCGAGATTTCTACGGAAGACTTAAAATTTTATAATGCTGAAATGCTCTACGGTGTTGAACCTGGAGAATTTGAAATAGCTATAGCACCAAGTTCAGATTTTGAGTTTGAACATATGTTTGAATTGAAAAAATAA
- a CDS encoding T9SS type A sorting domain-containing protein gives MKKITQLLFLTAIAFSGFSQETTYIDFGVNDQETAGNWNNVSIENAASTAGLTTVLINSEGTSTGVTFTINDQFNTVNTAGTQTPDAALPFPDTSTRDSFFGSTTLFQGLTEPSGGFILTDLDPTKFYSFIVFASRNNVSDNRETLYTVTGSTTSAQALNTSNNVADTADILNIQPNASGEITFVAEPGPNNDNGSGFYYLGAIEMITSDTALSINNFNFNFNNSLSVSPNPVKDVCNIKFNLQKKASLNVSVYDINGRLVSTLMNEEASAGDVNLSWDISAENDLAAGLYILKIKANDQVSTSKLLVK, from the coding sequence ATGAAAAAAATTACACAACTATTATTTTTAACTGCTATTGCATTTAGCGGATTTTCACAGGAGACTACTTACATAGATTTCGGTGTAAATGATCAAGAAACAGCAGGGAACTGGAATAATGTTTCAATTGAAAACGCGGCTAGTACGGCTGGATTAACTACAGTTCTCATTAATTCTGAAGGAACTAGCACAGGAGTAACTTTTACAATCAATGATCAATTTAATACAGTTAATACTGCCGGCACGCAAACTCCAGACGCTGCTTTACCTTTTCCTGACACTTCAACAAGAGATAGCTTTTTTGGGTCAACTACATTATTTCAGGGTTTGACAGAACCATCAGGAGGTTTTATTTTGACAGATTTAGATCCAACAAAATTTTACTCTTTTATTGTTTTTGCATCTAGAAATAATGTATCTGATAATCGTGAGACACTTTACACAGTGACTGGATCTACGACATCAGCCCAAGCTCTAAATACCTCAAATAATGTCGCAGATACAGCTGATATTCTTAATATTCAACCAAATGCATCGGGAGAAATTACTTTTGTGGCAGAGCCTGGACCAAATAATGACAACGGCTCTGGTTTTTACTATTTGGGGGCAATAGAGATGATTACTTCAGATACCGCTTTGTCTATAAATAATTTCAATTTTAATTTTAATAACAGTCTTAGTGTATCTCCAAATCCAGTTAAAGATGTCTGTAATATTAAATTCAATCTGCAAAAGAAAGCCTCATTGAATGTTAGTGTTTATGATATTAATGGTCGTTTGGTTTCTACTTTAATGAATGAAGAAGCTTCAGCTGGCGATGTTAACCTATCGTGGGACATATCAGCCGAAAATGATTTGGCAGCAGGACTGTACATTTTGAAAATTAAGGCTAATGACCAAGTATCTACATCAAAATTATTAGTTAAGTAA
- a CDS encoding metallophosphoesterase — translation MEKSGNNIHALYLLLFLSSIFSWNGIAQDSFEFVVLPDTQTYMEEFPEVYMSQMKWLAENNERFSFVLHVGDVTQNNSEAEWQIAKNGFSLLNGKLPYNIALGNHDMGSAPGKFADIRNTSLANMYFPSESYKKNSNTIAVFPENSIDNSCAEYHLIGQKWLVFSLEFGPQNKTIEWVNEIIRQHPNHKIILNTHAYLYTDNTLHDGDDWYLPQKYGIGKDTDDGKVNDGGLLWEKLIKIHKNTMFVFSGHILGSGVGTLVSKNDFGNKVYQMLANFQKNVKGVEQGNSGYLRIIEVNKATNTIAVKTYSPWLHQFQNAPEHHFTFQNIDF, via the coding sequence ATGGAAAAGAGCGGTAATAACATACATGCTTTATATTTACTACTTTTTTTAAGTAGCATTTTTTCATGGAATGGCATCGCGCAAGACAGCTTCGAGTTTGTAGTGCTTCCAGATACTCAAACTTATATGGAGGAATTTCCTGAAGTCTATATGAGTCAAATGAAATGGTTAGCCGAAAACAATGAAAGATTTTCTTTTGTGCTTCACGTTGGAGATGTCACTCAGAACAATTCTGAAGCTGAATGGCAAATTGCTAAAAATGGATTTTCATTATTAAATGGAAAACTACCATATAACATTGCCTTGGGAAATCATGATATGGGAAGTGCACCGGGGAAATTCGCCGATATTAGGAATACAAGTTTAGCAAATATGTATTTCCCATCTGAGAGTTATAAAAAAAATTCAAATACAATAGCTGTATTTCCTGAAAACAGCATTGACAATTCTTGTGCCGAGTATCATCTAATCGGTCAAAAATGGTTAGTCTTTTCATTAGAGTTTGGTCCTCAGAATAAAACGATTGAATGGGTAAATGAAATTATTAGGCAACATCCAAACCATAAAATCATTCTTAATACACACGCTTATCTCTACACTGACAACACATTACATGATGGAGACGATTGGTATTTGCCTCAAAAATATGGAATAGGAAAAGATACTGATGATGGTAAAGTTAACGATGGTGGGCTGCTATGGGAAAAGCTTATAAAAATTCATAAGAACACTATGTTCGTTTTCTCAGGGCATATCTTGGGTTCGGGTGTAGGTACTTTAGTTTCTAAAAACGATTTTGGAAATAAAGTATATCAAATGCTAGCAAATTTTCAAAAGAACGTCAAAGGTGTTGAGCAAGGTAATTCAGGCTACTTGCGTATTATAGAAGTCAACAAAGCGACAAATACTATTGCGGTAAAAACATATTCACCATGGTTGCACCAATTTCAAAATGCACCTGAGCATCATTTTACTTTTCAAAATATTGATTTTTAA
- the bglX gene encoding beta-glucosidase BglX encodes MTRPITFLLIFISLSLVACDSKEKRTASSNDNPFQYQVDSILGLMTLDEKLGQLNLPSSGDITTGASQSSDIAKKIEEGKVGGLFNIKTVEKIREVQKIAMEKSRMKIPLIFGMDVIHGYETTFPIPLGLSCTWNMDMIEKTARMAAQEATADGINWTFSPMVDISRDPRWGRVSEGSGEDVFLGSQIAKAMVNGYQGDDLTKNNTMLACVKHFALYGAPEAGRDYNTVDMSRIRMYNEYLPPYQAAIDAGVGSVMASFNEIDGVPATGNKWLLTDLLREDWGFNGFVVTDYTGIEEMMYHGVGNLQQVSAQALKAGSDMDMVAEGFLGTLKQSVEDGLVSIEDIDKAVSRILTAKYQIGLFDDPYKYCDLERPKNEVFTEENRAFARQVSAESLVLLKNADSLLPLKKSGTIALVGPMANTAVNMAGTWSVATKQEKSIPLLEGLKTVAGDQVNVLYAKGSNVDYDLEYENRVTMFGKSIPRDDRSDQQLLDEALSIAAKSDVIIAAIGETAEMSGESSSVTNLQIPKLQQELLNALLKTGKPVVLVLFTGRPLAITAENENVQAILNVWFPGSEAGLAISDVLFGDVNPSGKLTATFPRNVGQVPIFYNHKNTGRPLGNKEGKFQKFKSNYLDVRNEPLYPFGYGLSYTKFDYKNLTVSTDTISMDSAFKVSVEVSNTGDYDGKEVVQLYVRDVVGSVTRPVRELKGFQKIEIKKGETKTVNFDMTVNDLKFYNSDLDFVAEPGEFQVFVGTDADAELMTSFQLKK; translated from the coding sequence ATGACGAGACCAATCACATTTCTTTTAATTTTTATCAGTTTAAGCTTAGTCGCTTGTGATTCTAAAGAAAAGCGCACTGCGTCAAGCAACGATAATCCTTTTCAATATCAAGTCGACTCCATTTTGGGGTTAATGACTTTAGACGAAAAGTTAGGACAACTCAATTTGCCATCTTCGGGGGATATCACAACAGGAGCATCGCAAAGTTCTGATATCGCTAAAAAGATTGAAGAGGGCAAAGTTGGAGGCCTGTTTAATATTAAAACGGTTGAAAAAATTCGTGAAGTTCAGAAAATTGCGATGGAAAAGAGCCGAATGAAAATTCCACTGATCTTTGGTATGGACGTGATTCATGGTTACGAAACTACATTTCCTATTCCTCTGGGATTATCCTGTACCTGGAATATGGATATGATTGAAAAAACAGCACGTATGGCCGCACAAGAAGCTACTGCAGATGGGATAAACTGGACCTTCTCGCCTATGGTTGATATTTCAAGAGACCCACGTTGGGGACGTGTTTCAGAAGGTTCTGGAGAGGATGTGTTTTTGGGTAGCCAAATTGCAAAGGCCATGGTCAACGGGTATCAAGGGGATGACCTTACAAAAAATAATACCATGCTGGCCTGCGTCAAACATTTCGCCCTATACGGCGCACCAGAGGCCGGAAGAGATTATAATACGGTAGATATGAGCCGCATTAGGATGTATAACGAGTATCTACCACCTTACCAAGCGGCTATAGATGCAGGTGTTGGGTCAGTAATGGCATCTTTTAATGAAATTGATGGCGTTCCTGCTACAGGAAACAAGTGGTTATTAACCGACTTACTTCGTGAGGATTGGGGCTTTAATGGTTTTGTAGTTACAGATTACACAGGTATTGAAGAAATGATGTATCATGGCGTCGGTAATTTACAACAGGTTTCTGCTCAGGCCTTAAAAGCGGGTTCAGATATGGACATGGTTGCCGAAGGGTTTCTAGGGACTTTAAAACAGTCTGTTGAGGACGGTTTAGTATCCATAGAAGATATTGATAAAGCCGTATCAAGAATTCTGACCGCAAAATATCAAATAGGGCTCTTTGATGATCCTTACAAGTACTGTGATCTTGAGCGCCCAAAAAATGAAGTATTTACAGAAGAGAACCGCGCATTTGCAAGACAAGTGAGTGCAGAGTCCTTGGTCTTACTTAAAAATGCAGATAGTTTACTACCATTAAAGAAATCGGGAACCATTGCTTTGGTGGGACCTATGGCAAACACAGCAGTGAACATGGCTGGTACTTGGAGTGTAGCGACCAAACAGGAAAAATCCATTCCATTATTAGAGGGGTTAAAAACAGTAGCAGGAGACCAAGTGAACGTATTGTATGCTAAGGGCAGCAACGTGGATTACGATCTAGAATACGAGAATCGAGTGACCATGTTTGGTAAAAGTATTCCTCGAGATGATAGAAGTGATCAACAATTGCTTGATGAAGCTTTATCAATTGCAGCAAAATCAGATGTGATTATTGCTGCTATTGGTGAAACTGCGGAAATGAGCGGTGAAAGTAGTAGTGTGACCAATCTTCAAATCCCAAAATTACAACAAGAGTTATTGAATGCTTTACTGAAAACAGGAAAGCCTGTTGTGTTAGTACTTTTTACAGGACGACCGTTAGCTATTACTGCTGAAAACGAAAATGTACAGGCCATTCTTAACGTCTGGTTTCCTGGAAGCGAGGCAGGCCTTGCCATTTCAGATGTGCTTTTTGGAGACGTTAACCCCTCAGGGAAATTGACAGCTACTTTTCCAAGAAATGTAGGTCAAGTTCCAATATTTTACAATCATAAAAATACGGGGCGACCTCTAGGTAACAAAGAAGGAAAGTTTCAAAAATTTAAATCTAATTATTTAGATGTTCGCAACGAGCCATTGTATCCATTTGGCTATGGCTTAAGCTATACTAAATTTGATTACAAGAACCTTACCGTCAGTACAGATACCATAAGTATGGATAGCGCTTTTAAAGTTTCGGTAGAAGTATCTAATACTGGAGATTATGATGGTAAAGAAGTGGTGCAACTTTATGTTAGAGATGTCGTGGGGTCTGTGACGCGACCTGTTAGAGAACTAAAAGGATTTCAAAAAATAGAAATAAAAAAAGGAGAAACAAAAACAGTCAACTTTGACATGACGGTTAACGACCTTAAATTTTATAATAGTGATTTGGATTTTGTAGCAGAACCTGGCGAATTTCAAGTGTTTGTTGGTACCGATGCTGATGCTGAGTTAATGACTTCCTTTCAACTAAAAAAATAG
- a CDS encoding prolyl oligopeptidase family serine peptidase — protein sequence MKTIFNPQLLLTCFLTLVTAYASLGQNEVFAKEQFITNSDTLNYRIMLPKDFDASKVYPLVLFLHGAGERGSDNQSQLTHGSALFASEDNREAFPAIVIFPQCPKEDYWSSATVDRSTKPISLNFPLNIEPTKSLSLVMELLEEVSDKAYVDTTRIYVGGLSMGGMGTFEILYRRPNTFAAAITICGAGNPEATASYAKTTPLWVFHGANDDVVNPLGSVDMVSGILKNGGKPNFTLFAKDNHNSWDSAFAEPGLLTWLFSNTKNSKQ from the coding sequence ATGAAGACTATTTTTAATCCTCAATTACTGCTGACCTGTTTCTTAACTTTAGTAACAGCGTATGCTTCATTAGGCCAAAACGAAGTATTTGCTAAAGAGCAGTTTATAACCAATTCAGATACGCTCAACTATCGCATCATGCTCCCTAAAGATTTTGATGCCTCTAAAGTCTATCCGTTGGTACTTTTTCTTCATGGCGCAGGAGAGCGAGGTAGCGATAATCAAAGTCAATTGACCCATGGTAGTGCTCTTTTTGCTTCCGAAGACAATAGGGAAGCATTTCCGGCAATCGTTATATTTCCGCAGTGCCCTAAAGAAGATTATTGGTCTAGCGCAACGGTTGATAGAAGCACAAAACCTATAAGTTTAAATTTTCCACTAAATATAGAACCTACCAAATCCTTGAGTTTGGTGATGGAGCTTCTAGAGGAAGTATCAGATAAGGCTTATGTAGATACAACTAGAATTTATGTAGGAGGACTCTCTATGGGCGGTATGGGAACGTTTGAAATTTTATATCGTAGACCAAATACATTTGCTGCAGCGATTACCATTTGTGGTGCAGGAAATCCAGAAGCAACCGCATCATACGCAAAAACAACTCCGCTTTGGGTTTTTCATGGCGCTAATGATGATGTGGTAAATCCGCTCGGTTCGGTAGATATGGTTAGCGGTATTTTAAAGAACGGAGGGAAACCTAATTTTACACTGTTTGCTAAAGACAATCATAACAGCTGGGACTCTGCATTTGCTGAACCAGGATTATTAACTTGGTTGTTTTCAAACACAAAAAACTCAAAACAATAA